The window AAGCAACCATCTATGACCCAGAGTCCCTTTATTAGCCAGACAGCTAATCCTGTCCCTTGCTCACAGTCTCTTCTATTCAATGAAGGGTTATTTCCATCAGTTAACCAGTCCACCTCCCAGCCTGTTCCAAACATGTGGTCTGAAATGCAGCACCAGCCATCAAGTATGCTACTCATGCCTTGGTTTGAAGCACAACCATTGATGATGCATATTCAACCCATGCATCAAGTGTCATTCTCAAAATTCTGGTCAGCCCTACTATGCTAGGTCTCTTCAGTCCCACCAATCCCATTTTGGTTTCCTGCAGGCCAGGAGGGATATCTGACTCATAACCAATACCTTCCGGTCTTGAGTCAGGCTTCAAGTAGTATGTCACACTCTGCAGATCAAGTCAACCAGCCTGGTAGCCAGTTGCCTGTTTTGGCCATTTTCCAGGCCCATGTTATGACCAGTCAGTCACATGCACCCCTTTTAGTGTATAATAGCCATCCAGTCAGTTGTGCATGGCAGCCAAATCAAGTCAGTACCTCCAagtaatattacagttttttctGCAGCCCATCCTTCTGTACAGCGTAACCAGCCATCCTTTTCCTAACCTACTTCCACAAGTCAGACCTAGCACTAGAAAAGCCTGTTATTCCTACCCTGGGCCCTGCTGATGGACAGAATTTTGTTCTTGCCTCAGCCTGTGCATCTGATGAATTTATTTTTGTTCCAACTCCAAAATCTAGGGTTGCTACAGACATAAAGAGTTCCCCTGGTCCTGTCTGGGCTGATCTTCTTTGGCCTCCTCCAGGCCTTGACCTAGTTTACCTAGAAAGTTCCCGTAGTCCTGTCCTGTTGATCCTCCTCAACCTCCTCCCAGCCTTAACCTGGCTGTCCTAGAGAGTTCCAGTAGTCCTCTTGCAGCTTATCCACTTCAACCTCCTCCCAGCCTTGCACTGGTCGACCTAGAGTTTTCTTAGTAATTTTCCAGCCGATAAAGACCTATTCCTATCCTGAACAACCAAGGAACAACCAAGGAAATCCTGTCAGCTCAAACTATTGTACTAGTCCTAACCCGACTGATACATGTTTTCCTGGTCCTGTTCTGCCTCTGCCAACTTCTTGCCTTCGGACTTTGCAGTACTCCCAGCTACTCGGCCGTTATGTCCTTCATCAGTCACGTAGTAGTCCCGGCGCTCAGCCCTCGCATCCTGCATCTGCCCCTGTCAGCGTAGAGAAGCCAggggagctgtgtgtgtgtgtgtgttaaaaataccaagggttcactcaaaacaaggtgagactgcatttagctattatgccacccgcagctggaaccatcTTCCAGAAGACGTcaggtgtgctccaacagtagccacatttaaatccagactgaaattCTGAATCTGTTTatctgtgcatttattcactgagcactgtgctgcacttactgattgcactgcatcattatttctgtattctatttctttttaaattctatatccatttgaataatttttacttttttacatttatcttatataaataatttttatgtaaagcactttgaatttccattgtgtatgaaatgtgctatataaataaacttgcctcaCTGTGAATTAAGACAAATTTCCTTCTTGAAAGAAGAACAACATAAAACCCACATAGGTTTTAAAACACAGTTATTTTACTTCATAACGTTGATAACATTTTGCAAACAGTTTAGCTTGATAAAATTGTGCAAACAGTATATGGTCATTCTacgaccagggttggggagtaatgaaatacatgtaacaggaagaagtatttaaaatataaaatataattaactgtattccactacagttacaatttaaatcattggtaattagaatagttacattcaaaaagtatttagattactgaagagattactttgcattttattgtcatttgtttcatttaatatttagtcctttcagactggaaaacatttatacatataaatgatgcgatccaaagtgcatttgaacagcggtgaaacactttcttatgatgtgttacattcatacgagcagacagagaagtacgtttgaagtaagtttggagcacaagaaatagaaataaaccttgtgtaaactgttagctttacgctaagttaaaatgctatttctagccattttacatgcacgtgttaccagacacgatcatattttctatcaagaaaattcacattagatcataatttatttttttctagtaagacctttgatattagggcaaattagggcaaaatcatattcttgataataatttttgtattgttttcctgtaaaaatatctaaaaatctttaaaacaagatcagtttgattaatcttgttttagaaacaacactgcataagatatttgggtttttcagagaatgtatttttaatgtgtattttgtcttactgtactggcagagtttttatagtcaaaacaagtgaaaaaatctaccagtgctgaagaagtaatccaaagtatttagattacattactgaccttgagtaatctaaaggaatacattacaaattacattttacagcatgtattctgtaatctgcagtggaatacatctCAAACGTAACCCTCACAACACTGTCTACTACTATCACATAAGTCATATCACGTAACTACttacataaacatctggacttgtgtataACGGAACCTTATAACCTTATATAACCATATCTCCTTATGGTTCTACTCGTGTCTACACACAACATAGAATGGCAGTCACAACTAGCCTAGGTGCActcatccactttcattcatttctgtttttgttttttttattcatggtCCAGTGCTCTTTTTTATCGTTAATTTTACTCGGATCAAACCTTTCTTCTCCGatcttcaccgtgaccaaatcacagcGGGAAaacaacctttatattaattgtattttttattatattaaatctctttttatatttatttatttatttatttttaattattattataagaagTAAAATAAAGTAGCGGAGACAGGAAGCAGTATGGGAAAAAAGTGGGACAAATGGGGGAATCGAGCCCGGGTTGTCCACATGATAAAAAGCACATCCATAACATTTGTGTTGGGTCAAGACAAATGCTCTGAATCACTCATCCTCCACCACTGAAAATGGCTGTGAATCCTTAATGATCATGTCCACTTATCCCTCATCAATGTCCTTTTGAATGTCACAAAAACCTGAAATGGGCTGATTtggaaatggatatattttttcttggaacatacaAGAAATATGTCTATATGGTCATGTTTGATTCATAACTTTGTTTGATAAGCCTATGTTTAATTCACTGTTTTTTCAGGTTTGGTAAAGAGCTTTGCTAACTCTACTGGGGGATCTACAAAAAGTTCCAAGAAACCTCAGAGTACAAAGAGTACCACCACAGACCTGGATGGTCCACGGGTGAGaactttatttacatttagtaatttagcagacacttgtTTATTCATCCCAGTGGAACCAGGCCTTACCACAACATGTACACCTACTTTCTTCTACAGTCAACAGAAGTTGAATAAGGAGGTCAGTGGCGGCTGATGCCTACATTTTCATGTGGGGCTCTGAGCCAATGCGCGCGGGAAACAAATTTGCGCATACGCACGTTTTTGTTATGGAGGCAGATGGATTTATCAATAAATCCAAGTCCAGACGTAAATTGTGTTTTTCACTGAATTCtcttttattctttatattatttattgccaatattaaacaaattacaattttacaaatgtgtgtgtttatgtgtgtagcGAAGACACCAGGCAGTAATGTTAAggtccatatgcagtttaataaaagtataaacagtacaacaaagtagcaaatcaaagggtaaacaaaaagcaggcaagggttcggtacacaggaagacaatacaagaaaggcaaaccaagtaaatccgagagacagagaggtaatccagtaaacaggcaataggtccaaaaacacacaagcaggctgggaaatacgatgaacaggcaggagtcaaaacacagggaaaacggtaatggtaaataatgctcagaattgcagactaggcagaacaagacttcgcacgGAATGtgtgtaaacagggaacttaaatagaaaaagataatgtgaaacaggtgggtgagtaatcagtctgagcggagggttatgggaaatgtagttcgtgaaggaagggttagtactctggagtTGGCAACCTCTGGTGGcattcaggagagatagcaggagCTGCCGGTgtaacaatatgtgtgtgtgtgagacagacatCTTGTACAGGAATTTTGCCCTTCTCTCCTTCTGAGTGGTAAATTCAGGAATGCTTTGATAAAATGTGCCTATTCTTATCCACCTCTTCATTGTGCTTCTTACCCCGTGTCTGTGGCCTTTGTCCAGTTGCGTAGCTATGTTGACTCTGCCAAGGACTGCTAGCTTGACACTATTGTCCATATGTGCTTTTGTAAACTCATGTTTCTTCGTCCTCTCTGATAAATGTTTTAGGTCCCTTAATCCTAAAATTCCAAGTCCATGTTCCATCTGTCCCTGTCTTTTTAAAAAGTAGACATGGAAAGCAAAATAAGGCATTTGCATGACTACATCCAGCTAGCCAAGCCTTTCTGCTGCACCAAGTATGGGAGAGGCATCGTGTGTACATTTAGCTCTTTTCGCTAGCCTGTCAGGTTGATCTGGGCCAAGATCTTTTACCTGTAGTTTCTCCACCAATGTTCTCCTCTCAAATGGATTTTGCTGAAGAGATCTTATTGAATTTGGGGGCAGACTGGGCAGCTGAGATCCTGCTCCTGTGTCCACATTCATCATTGCTATAATATTACAGTCTATTGGCAGAGACTGTCAGTCATTCAATAAGACGATGATGAGAGGGAACGTGACTATGTCAAGAGTCCCAACTGTGCATGCTTGGGGTGCTTCTCTCAGCACCCCTCAAGCCATAATATTGAGGCCACTGATTGGCTAAATTGGCTAAATGTGAATATTTTGTGTCAGCATTGGTTGGCACTGCTCCACCAAGGGGTGCTGGAAAAAGTGCCACAAGCATGCGCAGTCGGTGGTGGTCGGGACTCTCAATGAGAGAAGGGATGAAAAGGAAGCGAATTTTCCCCCACATAATGATTGAAATTTTATATATAACACgttattatgcattttaaacacacacatacttaaaataagttgtaaaaaattacttaaaaattttttataaaaaaaaaaaaaaaggtggggcAGAGCCCCAGCGCCCCCTATGGACCAGCCGCCACTGAAGGAGGTTATACACAGGCCCCGAGTAGAGGAGGTtgtgaggggatgccatcccACTTGTAGAAAGAAATGCAATAACCATCccctttgtaaaatattttaattctctacgtttgataaataacagactttaaataactgTGATTAGCTTGATCAGAATTATATTTCATCATATTTGGGGTTTCCAGATATCAAGAGAGGAAATCCCCCAGTCAGTTCTTAACACTttcagtttggaaatattctgccagtgttTTTAGTTAGTGTTTTTAGCAATCTGGCAACCATTGGCGCatgagctctctctccactgtaaAAGGCGCTGGTGTTCTGAAACACTGGCAAACAGGTATGTTGGACTTTAGAGATGGGTTGAAGCATCCTTCCCAGTGTTCACACGAAATgtcactgaaggtaatgcaaatTTTTGctcactttcaaaaatggccaagagaacaaggaaatcttttgactttctttaaaaagaagagaataGGTAAGATATTACTATAGAGCacagttacaacatgtacatgtttttaactaAAACAATTTTGGAAGTTTTCACCCATAAAACATTTTTGGGTGTAGAACAACTTTCTTACACCACTGTTtgagcatccttcatagaaacagcccaaacttccatTACTTGTTCAGTTATTGGAGTGGAACAGATGCGTGTATGACTGTGAGTGAGCGATTGAGAGAAAACCTTTTTTATGAACTTGATGTGGATTATTCTTtacaaaattcatcataaaatacaataacagagggtaaaaggtgcatattatggccacaaaTATGCTTTAGCGCCAAGAATCCTTGCCAttgatgcagaatgtaaacattacaaattacacataatctactgcatacagtatataaactttCAAACATCATCGAGTGGTTACAAAAGttacttttactgatctcatgtggattctattcatagaatgaggcagaaagcaggtTCTTTATATGCAGCATGGGAAAAATGCCAGCTGAAGtgatatttttgtcttttctctATAGTAAACATATTAAATACACAAGAGACTGTTTGGAAAATATAGAACAACCCAAATATTGCTGTAATCATTGATTTATTTACTACATTTTCCATCAGTCAATATGATATTTTTATGCTTTACACATAAGTTAAAAGGATAATACATCATGGTATGTGGAATTCCCTGTAATATTTACACAGTAAAACTGTGGTGAAATATCGAAGCTGGAGTGCACCTTGCTAATAATGTATATGTTGTCACGATTTAATAAGAAATGTAAGCAATAACATACATCGCATGAAAACAATACAGACTGCAAGGCCACCGGCGATCTTTGTGTACAAATCGACCACTGgttatatattataattgtttgaaCATTTTTATCACAGAAATTATTTTGCTTAGAAGCTTTTCAGTTTCATGGAAATGTTCAGTCAATGATGTTATGAAATATTTTGTGCTTTGCAAAGCTTTTTCTATGTGCAGTACAGTGTATTGGGACTTCTGATGTTGACCATTTGGGGTGCTCTTTTAACTGTTGACATAATCAGACTAGAAGACAGACTGTTTGTTGGCTTTTATAGTTTTGCTCGCTCTCATTATTGCTCGTTTGCCAATGATTACCCATCCACGTGCTAATGGTGGCACACATGCCTGTGGTTGCCGACCCCTCATTTAGATCtaaacaaaagagaaaaagacCACAAACAAAGAGTATCATTGTAGAGCAGACAAACTGCAATGCCACTTTCTATTTGTGGTTAGGGAAATGGTGAGAACCGAGATACATACATGTATAAAGGCATGAGATAAACTCTGCAATTGGTTTAAGGTTAAACCTCCAGTCTAGACAAAAGTAAAACTCATTAGCTGCCGAGTGACCAAACCAATGGAACACTTTCTGGTTGAGTTTAAGTTaaacttctttctttctttcttatgtgaaacattttgttaattttttagtAATAAAGAAGGGTAAGACCAAAAATCATAAAGCAGTATGATTTGCAGTAGAGGATCAATATGTTATGTCCCACACACTTGACTTGCTCTAGAAATAAGGGGGAACCAGCACCCAATACACAACACACAAAAACTGTTGACCAGCATTGCTGGACTTTTCAACATGGTAAACTTAACCCACCtcatgtatttttacatttttatttaaattaactttTCTAAGCAATATGAATTACAGGGACAGTTGGAGAGTCCTCACAATTTAACAAATGTCAGGATTTATGACATTGTGATGGCATTTTTGTCCCCACAATGtatgtaaaaaacatttacaaactcaTCAGCCAGCATGCAATGCagcacaaagggagaaattgtgaaaaaaaaaacaaaaaaaaaacaaacattttttgcaatttatggtgaccacatcttcaagcttcaaaaggacacaaaagtataattcagaagtctaataaattattgtatgtgactcatgtcttgATCTGAAGAAATAAGAttagatttggtgagaaacaagctgaaatctaatgtattatgtAGTAAAAATGTTTACTGACCGTTATTCTCCTGTACGTGTTCATGAGTCTGCAAGCGAGCTTTAGAGTTCTTGCATAtgaggttataacaacacaggggtgagtaaacaatgactgaatttttatttttgggtgaactaatcgtttaaaatacatacatataccATATGAAGAATATTGAATGTAAAGCATCTAAGAACTTTATACATCCATAAAAACATGGACATTAAGAGCATTGTCATCATACAACTGCTTGTTTAAGAGTTCAAAAGTTATACAGTACAAAGATCATGAGACAAAAGCCATTTAGACATTTAGCTGATGTTTTTGATCAATTCTGATTAATTGAtcttataaattaataaatgatcaaaaacGTGACTCACTAAGATTAAAAGATTgttgtttaaaaacaacaacaaaaagagccAAGATATCCAGTATGACATTGTGgaatatcaaaattattttcataaaaaagaGAGGTCATCAGGTCATTTGTACTCTTGTGTACATTATTTGGGCAGCTGTAGAGCAGTATAGGTGCTGTGGACTTGACAGGATCAATATTTTTTATGCATCTGAGAAAAGTACACCTCAGTATACTGAAAGAGCAATGGGGAAAACTATTAGCATATTCAGCACAGGTGTTTCATAATACAAAAATGCTAGAATTTGCTTGAATAATAGCACAAGACTCTCCAATAAATATCTGACATTTCAGTAACAAATGACCAATTATCACATAATTCAAAGAATGAAATAATTTACCTGTAATTGCCTGTAATCTATAACTTGTGTCTGTTGTAGATGTAGATGATTAGTATCCTGAAGATGTGATTGCTCTCCAGATCTTTTATTTCCAACAACAAAAACTAAGAATTAAATAAACAGTGAATTAAAATTTAACACGACTAAAGATTATGGATTTTCATTTCCAAAATTATCATATTAATTAGGGGAAAGACTAACTGCCAAACTTACGACAACTTTACCGACCTACCAATTCTGTaccaatataatttttaaaaatatttctactGTTAAAGAGcctcaattaataataataataataataataataataataataataataataaagcactcACCTATGACCACAATGATCAGAACACCAGTTAACAGAGCAAATATGAGGATAAGAGTCTGCCATGTCTGATTCTGATGAATGCATTTCACTTCTGTCTGATTCTGCTCAGTACACGACACTAATGTGCTCTCTGTAGTTGGAGATTTTGTTACAGTATTATGATTGCCAGTCTACTCCATTAAAGCATATTAATAAAATTCTTGTGTCTGAAAACTGAATACAAACTCACATTGATGACTGCAGGAGCACTTACCAATGAATCTGAGTCTGGTGCCTTTGCTGAATTCTGGAGGTACTGTATCTGTCTTCATACAGTAATAAACTCCTAAGTCATCAGTGGTGACATTATTTATAAACAGATGACGGTGAGACTGCACTGAATATTTGTGTCTGAATGTTTTAAGCTTCAATAAAAAGGTATTTGACAAAGTGCGTAATATCATCACTGGAGGATCTGGATACTTCTGTAATAACCAATAAATCTCTCCATCAAAATCACAGTTTATTGTCACATTTTGTCCCACATCTGTTAGATGATCTGTTTCAGCTTGACAGCATATAAATAGAtctgtggaataaaaaaaaaccccacataaTCAAGATTTGCCAATCAGCTGTGAACCAGTGACAtcaaatacatttaatgtttatAAAGCCTATGAAACAATGTAATAAACTCACATAGTTGAAGCTGAATAATCTTCATGCTGTTCCCTTGATTAAAACACTTGACTAATGAACTCTACTACTGTTTTTGCGAGCAGAGGAAAAAGTTTACCCACATCAACTAGAGGAAGTCTAAAACAAGTTTGCTTTGACCACACTGTTCACGCTATTTCCAACTCCCAGGTTGGGCGGATTACTTTACgaaagtattctgggctgaatactaaatactctttttttaaatgttttcagtaaagTATTCTGAATCCATCACATAAAAAGTGACAAGAATACTTTTAGAacacatatttataaaggcaagacacaattggaagaattacatgtgatatgtcattattatcttatctgaactGCTACATCTCCACTTTTGGGCAGTTCCCTGGGGGTCACATATTGTTGTTATATAGTTTTTTGAATCACTTCGtatgatgttttttaaaaaagtgaGATATATTAAAAGGCTTGTATGTTACACTATGTGTCACACTGAACTAGCCTCAAGTATAAACCACACATTTTACAGAACTTATTTACACAAGGTTTTTCTGTCGTCGTTTGGAACATCTCTGATCTACTTCAAGTCCTTTTTCCGTCTTTCAGTCTTTGCAGTGCTTTCTCAGATTTATAAAGTATCCCAAAAACACAACCCACAATGATTTTAACCTACAACTGTTCACAAATTAGCCCGATTTATCGCAAACCTGGCAACACATCACACGCCCTGCTGCTGCTCTAAAAGAAGAGAGAGCGAGTGTGCTTGTGTGCTTGTGCACTGATTAGAAAAACTGTTTCTTACTTGACTGACCATCATTTTCTTTCACATCTCCTTATTTGTGTTCAATATAAGcgaagtattctaaaagtattctaacaacattttattaagtaactgtattctgaatacaggtgcttgaaaacgtaacaggggctgaatacagttacttctgaATATGTAacgctgttacatgtattccattacagcccAACCCTTTCAACTCCTTATTCACCATCACCAGGTCCATACAGATCTCCACTGAAATCTCAAATAAATCTCAAGTCAGTAAATTCTCTCTGGGCCTGCACATAACCATCATCACTTTAATAAGCAAGCTTat of the Myxocyprinus asiaticus isolate MX2 ecotype Aquarium Trade chromosome 49, UBuf_Myxa_2, whole genome shotgun sequence genome contains:
- the LOC127438202 gene encoding uncharacterized protein LOC127438202 isoform X12, with amino-acid sequence MKIIQLQLYLFICCQAETDHLTDVGQNVTINCDFDGEIYWLLQKYPDPPVMILRTLSNTFLLKLKTFRHKYSVQSHRHLFINNVTTDDLGVYYCMKTDTVPPEFSKGTRLRFIESTLVSCTEQNQTEVKCIHQNQTWQTLILIFALLTGVLIIVVIVFVVGNKRSGEQSHLQDTNHLHLQQTQVIDYRQLQYTEVYFSQMHKKY
- the LOC127438202 gene encoding uncharacterized protein LOC127438202 isoform X11 produces the protein MKIIQLQLYLFICCQAETDHLTDVGQNVTINCDFDGEIYWLLQKYPDPPVMILRTLSNTFLLKLKTFRHKYSVQSHRHLFINNVTTDDLGVYYCMKTDTVPPEFSKGTRLRFIESTLVSCTEQNQTEVKCIHQNQTWQTLILIFALLTGVLIIVVIGLLKVFVVGNKRSGEQHHNVDLQQTQVIEQPQDPNQLQYAEVNFSKLRKKYRSSQVNSTYAALQLPK